Genomic segment of Candidatus Desulfatibia profunda:
ATCGTTTTCAATGTCTGCAACCGTGATATCTTCGAGCTTAAGGGTTTCAATGATCATTTTTTTTAAAAATTCGCACAATCGTCCTGTATCTTTAACAATATCTTCCAATTTTCCCTCACGTGCAACCCTTTTGAGTTCATACCAATCAATTTCATTACAATTTATGTCAGACCGCCGTCAACTGCCAATACCTGCCCGGTGATGTATCCGGCTTTTGGGGAAGCCAAAAAGAGAACCGTTCCGGCAACGTCTTCAGGCTGGCCCAATCTTCCCATGGGGATCCGGCTGGAAAGATCACACTTTATCTCTGCATTTAAATCGCTGGTCATCGGGGTGGCAATAAAACCCGGGCAGACCGCATTCACCGTAATTCCAAGACGGGCCATTTCCCTGGCAAGGGATTTGGTAAAAGAGATGATGCCGCCTTTAGAGGCCGAATAATTGGTTTGTCCGGCCCGGCCTTTCAGCGCGCTCGGCGAGGTAATGTTAATGATGCGCCCGAATTTTTTAGAGATCATGGTCCTGATAACGGCCCGTGAGCAAAGATAGGTTCCTTTAAGGTTGACGTCGATGACCCGGTCCCAGTCATCCTCGTTGAGAAACATGAGCAGTTTATCTCTGATAATTCCGGCGTTATTGACCAGAATGTCAATATGTTCCCATTGCTCCAGGATATGTTTTATCATGTGTTCGACATCCGGCCGGGAAGTGACATCGGCTTTTAAAACCAGATATTTTGAAGCCAGATCGGCGAGTTTTGATTGTGTGTCGGCCGCGCTCAGATCATCTGCGGCATAGTTTGCAGCAACCCAGGCGCCCTCGCGCGCAAAAGACAGGGCGATCGCCTTTCCCAGTCCCTTGGTTCCGCCGGTAACAATGACTCTTTTATCTTTAAACTCCATAAAGTTACACCTTGCAGCCCAAAGTGAATTTTACAAAAAGTTAACAAAAATACGCTGTTAGTGCAAGCGCAAAGAATCCGGGCCCATCGAAGATCCCGCCATGCGGGCACGGATTCGCTTTGCTTTGCCCTTAAAGCGTGCATGGGCGTTAGCCCGGAAACGGCCGGTGGGTTTTAATGATGAAATAAAATCACTTGAATAAGCTCCGGAATTGTTACATAAACTCAGAATACCT
This window contains:
- the fabG gene encoding 3-oxoacyl-[acyl-carrier-protein] reductase, producing MEFKDKRVIVTGGTKGLGKAIALSFAREGAWVAANYAADDLSAADTQSKLADLASKYLVLKADVTSRPDVEHMIKHILEQWEHIDILVNNAGIIRDKLLMFLNEDDWDRVIDVNLKGTYLCSRAVIRTMISKKFGRIINITSPSALKGRAGQTNYSASKGGIISFTKSLAREMARLGITVNAVCPGFIATPMTSDLNAEIKCDLSSRIPMGRLGQPEDVAGTVLFLASPKAGYITGQVLAVDGGLT